In one window of Streptomyces sp. FXJ1.172 DNA:
- a CDS encoding ABC transporter permease: protein MSTHQPPMPQAPAASPDWQAAPGGSYPGYTSPIPVVRTHLGHALASEWTKIKSVRSTMWTLGVFVVLVIGIGLLAGAVVSHSSSQLNDQNPLQLGFFGLLLGSICIMTLGVLTTASEYGTGMIRTTMTACPSRGRVLAAKAIVFFVLAFVITLAAASFVAMVQNSMVQGNGARTPTGGEWFKATVGVSLYLALLGLLSLLIGSVLRHSAGAITLMLGVLLAPLVIALFMFSESLHKVRDWLLEYSIPNQMGVFYSNSLTNSGPSGWEPLWIMLGVTAAAGAGAYALLRSRDV from the coding sequence ATGAGCACCCACCAGCCCCCGATGCCGCAGGCCCCCGCAGCCTCGCCCGACTGGCAGGCGGCGCCCGGCGGGTCGTACCCCGGTTACACCTCGCCGATCCCGGTCGTGCGCACCCACCTCGGGCATGCGCTGGCCTCCGAGTGGACGAAGATCAAGTCGGTGCGGTCGACGATGTGGACGCTCGGCGTGTTCGTGGTCCTCGTCATCGGCATCGGTCTGCTGGCCGGCGCCGTGGTCAGCCACTCCTCCTCGCAGCTGAACGACCAGAACCCGCTGCAGCTCGGCTTCTTCGGGCTGCTGCTCGGCAGCATCTGCATCATGACGCTCGGCGTGCTGACCACGGCGTCCGAGTACGGCACCGGCATGATCCGGACGACGATGACGGCGTGCCCGAGCCGCGGCCGGGTGCTGGCCGCGAAGGCGATCGTGTTCTTCGTCCTCGCCTTCGTGATCACGCTGGCCGCCGCGTCCTTCGTGGCCATGGTCCAGAACTCCATGGTGCAGGGCAACGGCGCGCGGACCCCCACCGGCGGCGAGTGGTTCAAGGCCACCGTCGGGGTGAGCCTCTACCTGGCCCTGCTCGGGCTGCTGTCGCTGCTCATCGGCTCGGTCCTGCGGCACTCGGCGGGCGCCATCACCCTCATGCTGGGCGTGCTGCTCGCCCCGCTGGTGATCGCGCTGTTCATGTTCTCCGAGTCGCTGCACAAGGTCCGCGACTGGCTGCTGGAGTACTCGATCCCGAACCAGATGGGCGTGTTCTACTCCAACTCCCTCACCAACTCCGGCCCGTCGGGCTGGGAGCCGCTGTGGATCATGCTCGGCGTGACCGCGGCGGCGGGCGCCGGAGCCTACGCGCTGCTGCGCAGCCGGGACGTCTAG
- a CDS encoding ATP/GTP-binding protein yields MSPRRNRPKAAGSPGRSAEDDPAGRYGGWQSTESWRGEDWSVRHVAGASAEGKTYRCPGCDQLIAFGVPHVVAWPEHAGVDDRRHWHKACWNAKDRRTTRVQRPRNAPKF; encoded by the coding sequence GTGTCCCCGCGCCGCAACCGACCGAAGGCAGCCGGATCACCGGGCCGCAGCGCCGAGGACGACCCGGCCGGCCGGTACGGCGGCTGGCAGTCCACCGAGAGCTGGCGGGGTGAGGACTGGAGCGTGCGCCATGTCGCCGGGGCGAGCGCGGAGGGCAAGACCTACCGCTGCCCGGGCTGCGACCAGTTGATCGCCTTCGGCGTCCCGCACGTGGTGGCCTGGCCGGAGCACGCGGGCGTGGACGACCGCCGGCACTGGCACAAGGCGTGCTGGAACGCGAAGGACCGCCGCACCACGCGGGTGCAGCGGCCCCGTAACGCGCCGAAGTTCTGA
- a CDS encoding LLM class flavin-dependent oxidoreductase: MYVGSFVLGAQFPGQGPGEALHRAVRSAEIAEEAGLDAVWLAEHHFVPYGTCPSAVTLAAYLLGRTRRIRVGTAVSVLPTAHPVALAEQTALLHLTSGGRFTLGVGRGGPWVDLEVFGTGLGAYEHGFPESLDLLLRWLREPRVAADGERFRFREVPVVPRPSDALTETPGPEVVIACTSPASVRLAAERGLPMLLGMHVGDEEKAEMVALWRRCARAAGRPDDEIADAAHVSAGVCQLADRRTDAAETLLKAMPGWLKQGLEAHVTVDGRTRAMRDPHAYTELLCGLHPVGTPRLAADRLAATSERTGISRFALLVEGSGDLAATEENLRRLGTEVLPQLR; encoded by the coding sequence ATGTACGTAGGAAGCTTTGTGCTGGGCGCCCAGTTCCCGGGCCAGGGTCCGGGTGAGGCCCTGCACCGGGCGGTCCGCTCGGCGGAGATCGCCGAGGAGGCCGGGCTGGACGCGGTCTGGCTGGCCGAGCACCACTTCGTGCCGTACGGCACGTGCCCGTCCGCGGTCACACTGGCCGCGTATCTGCTCGGCCGCACCCGTCGCATCCGGGTCGGTACGGCGGTCAGCGTACTGCCCACCGCGCACCCGGTGGCCCTCGCCGAGCAGACCGCGCTGCTGCATCTGACGAGCGGCGGCCGGTTCACACTGGGCGTGGGCCGCGGCGGCCCCTGGGTCGACCTGGAGGTTTTCGGCACGGGCCTCGGGGCGTACGAACACGGATTCCCGGAGTCACTCGATCTGCTGCTGCGCTGGCTGCGCGAGCCGCGCGTGGCGGCCGACGGCGAGCGGTTCCGCTTCCGTGAGGTCCCCGTCGTGCCCCGCCCGTCGGACGCCCTGACGGAGACGCCGGGTCCCGAGGTCGTCATCGCCTGCACCTCCCCGGCGAGCGTACGGCTGGCCGCCGAGCGCGGGCTGCCGATGCTGCTCGGCATGCACGTCGGGGACGAGGAGAAGGCCGAGATGGTCGCCCTGTGGCGGCGCTGCGCCCGGGCGGCGGGCCGGCCGGACGACGAGATCGCGGACGCGGCCCATGTCTCGGCCGGGGTGTGCCAGCTCGCCGACCGGCGCACCGACGCGGCGGAGACCTTGCTGAAGGCGATGCCCGGCTGGCTGAAGCAGGGCCTGGAGGCCCATGTGACGGTCGACGGACGGACGCGCGCGATGCGCGATCCGCACGCCTACACCGAACTGCTCTGCGGACTGCACCCGGTGGGCACCCCGCGGCTCGCCGCCGACCGGCTCGCGGCCACCTCCGAGCGCACCGGCATCTCCCGCTTCGCCCTCCTGGTGGAGGGCTCGGGCGATCTCGCCGCCACCGAGGAGAACCTCCGGCGACTGGGCACCGAGGTGCTGCCCCAGCTGCGCTGA
- a CDS encoding SCO5389 family protein has translation MSLDVSPALLEKAERGEVDEAEFVDCVRTSLPYAWEMISSLVAQLKVDGGPFADNQTPPPDEQARGQLLRALASDAIRGALQRHFGVRLAFQNCHRVAVFPLDPAVDETLTRFTSVRSQLLNQSPELRDC, from the coding sequence ATGTCGCTCGACGTCTCACCGGCCCTACTCGAAAAGGCCGAGCGAGGCGAGGTCGACGAAGCAGAATTCGTCGACTGCGTCCGGACCTCCCTGCCCTACGCATGGGAGATGATCAGCTCCCTGGTGGCCCAGCTGAAGGTCGACGGCGGTCCGTTCGCCGACAACCAGACGCCCCCGCCGGACGAGCAGGCACGCGGTCAGCTGCTGCGTGCGCTCGCGAGTGACGCCATCCGCGGCGCCCTGCAGCGGCACTTCGGTGTGCGGCTGGCCTTCCAGAACTGCCACCGCGTGGCGGTGTTCCCGCTCGACCCCGCAGTGGACGAGACGTTGACCCGCTTCACGTCGGTGCGCAGCCAGTTGCTGAACCAGTCGCCGGAGCTTCGGGACTGCTGA
- the nucS gene encoding endonuclease NucS yields the protein MRLVIARCSVDYAGRLTAHLPSAPRLILVKADGSVSIHADDRAYKPLNWMSPPCTLKEGGGEEEGVWTVINKAGEKLIITMEEILHDSSHELGVDPGLIKDGVEAHLQELLADRIDTLGEGYTLIRREYMTAIGPVDILCRDADGGTVAVEIKRRGEIDGVEQLTRYLDLLNRDPHLAPVRGVFAAQEIKPQARVLATDRGIDCQILDYDALRGIEDDKLRLF from the coding sequence ATGCGTCTCGTCATTGCCCGCTGCTCGGTCGACTACGCCGGCCGGCTCACCGCCCACCTGCCCTCGGCGCCCCGACTGATCCTGGTCAAGGCGGACGGCAGCGTCTCCATCCACGCGGACGACCGGGCCTACAAGCCCCTCAACTGGATGTCGCCGCCCTGCACGCTGAAGGAAGGCGGCGGCGAGGAGGAAGGCGTCTGGACGGTCATCAACAAGGCGGGCGAGAAACTGATCATCACGATGGAGGAGATCCTCCACGACTCCTCGCACGAACTGGGCGTGGACCCCGGTCTGATCAAGGACGGCGTGGAAGCGCACCTCCAGGAACTGCTCGCGGACCGCATCGACACGCTCGGCGAGGGCTACACGCTCATCCGCCGCGAGTACATGACGGCCATCGGCCCGGTGGACATCCTGTGCCGGGACGCGGACGGCGGGACGGTGGCGGTGGAGATCAAGCGCCGGGGCGAGATCGACGGCGTGGAGCAACTCACCCGCTATCTGGACCTGTTGAACCGCGACCCCCATCTGGCCCCGGTCCGCGGCGTCTTCGCCGCCCAGGAGATCAAGCCCCAGGCCCGCGTCCTCGCCACCGACCGCGGCATCGACTGCCAGATCCTGGACTACGACGCCCTGCGCGGCATCGAGGACGACAAGCTCCGCCTGTTCTGA
- a CDS encoding AAA family ATPase, which produces MESREPLDPIDPGHPGPEEYGQAHSRRPPRESLTADFGQSTPALARTAQVVCGDLLLTVNPVDGSEIEPCPPAQRPGGPRKRTAAERAETERAARPPVPAGPAQPALSLLERQDERERLVRLLARGRSVRLTGPGGSGRTALLDLVAEDCLDLAPDGVVRLSGFHRTAGELLHDLFRAVYDAPGHRPERDELHALVAEIGAVVVLDDIEFGGTALDELLDTARECAFLIGATPDVPAPSAESQVEEVFLSGLDRAGGVEILERTVGRVLTEEEANWAGDLWFESEGLPLRFVQAGALLRQRDELRSGAGAVDEYGVFEDVRQQAAPEAQEAEAVPLPSLGEAAAPAPLLASRLSASARATLRFAVALGGEVPHQAHLPALVGDTHADAALGELATCGLVSPVGSRYRLAAGVPAQLEAAGYADDAGDRALAAAEHYAWWSGHPSVTPERVGAEADALLAALTAVVPHTVPTAEGEENCAVRLARTAAPAFAAGLHWGAWERALRTGAEASRLAGEVHEQAYFHHELGVLALCGGQLDRARAELEASLGLRGALADKRGTVAGRRALALVADRSGELPGPAAMAGEELPETRHEESAPPPYTPLGDPLVTRQLPVAPAGADSRAGGIRRMARRNLVAAGSGALLAAVLGTVVTLGMTSNENADKNPSNKVGVNPSISQGTGDGTLGADPNQGTGGTTGAATGRPVTGGARGTSGTAGGPAPSTTDPARPSESISPSGSGSTSAPPSKSPKPSGSSSSSGGSTTGTGGGTGGTGTGGSTGTTTGGTGTNGGSTGTTTGGTGTGGSTGTTGGTGTNGGSTGTTGGTTTGGGTTGGTGSTSTGGSTGSTTSGTGGTTSSASASQSAPQPSGTVA; this is translated from the coding sequence ATGGAATCCAGGGAACCCTTGGACCCGATCGACCCGGGACACCCGGGACCCGAGGAGTACGGCCAGGCGCACAGCCGCCGCCCGCCCCGGGAATCCCTCACCGCCGACTTCGGCCAGAGCACGCCCGCGCTCGCCCGCACGGCGCAGGTCGTCTGCGGTGATCTGCTGCTGACCGTCAACCCCGTCGACGGCAGCGAGATAGAGCCCTGCCCGCCGGCCCAGCGCCCCGGCGGGCCCCGTAAGCGCACCGCCGCCGAGCGCGCCGAGACCGAGCGGGCCGCCCGGCCGCCCGTGCCGGCCGGCCCCGCCCAGCCGGCCCTGTCCCTGCTCGAGCGGCAGGACGAACGCGAGCGCCTGGTCCGGCTGCTGGCCCGTGGCCGCTCCGTCCGGCTCACCGGCCCCGGCGGCTCCGGCCGCACCGCCCTGCTCGACCTGGTCGCCGAGGACTGCCTGGACCTCGCCCCCGACGGCGTGGTCCGGCTCTCCGGCTTCCACCGCACCGCCGGCGAACTGCTCCACGACCTCTTCCGCGCCGTCTACGACGCCCCCGGCCACCGCCCGGAACGCGACGAACTGCACGCCCTCGTCGCGGAGATCGGAGCCGTCGTCGTCCTGGACGACATCGAGTTCGGCGGCACCGCCCTGGACGAACTCCTCGACACCGCCCGTGAGTGCGCCTTCCTGATCGGCGCCACCCCCGACGTGCCCGCCCCCTCCGCCGAGTCCCAGGTCGAGGAGGTCTTCCTCAGCGGCCTCGACCGCGCCGGCGGCGTGGAGATCCTGGAGCGGACCGTCGGCCGCGTCCTCACCGAGGAGGAGGCCAACTGGGCCGGTGACCTGTGGTTCGAGTCGGAGGGGCTGCCGCTCAGGTTCGTCCAGGCCGGCGCCCTGCTCAGGCAGCGCGACGAACTGCGCTCCGGCGCCGGGGCGGTGGACGAGTACGGCGTCTTCGAGGACGTGCGCCAGCAGGCGGCACCGGAGGCGCAGGAGGCGGAGGCCGTGCCGCTGCCCTCGCTCGGTGAGGCCGCCGCGCCCGCCCCGCTGCTCGCCTCCCGGCTCAGCGCCTCCGCCCGCGCCACCCTGCGCTTCGCGGTCGCCCTCGGCGGCGAGGTGCCGCACCAGGCGCATCTGCCCGCGCTGGTCGGCGACACCCACGCCGACGCCGCCCTCGGCGAGCTGGCCACCTGCGGACTGGTCTCCCCGGTCGGCTCCCGCTACCGCCTCGCGGCCGGGGTACCGGCCCAGCTGGAGGCCGCCGGATACGCCGACGACGCCGGGGACCGGGCGCTCGCCGCCGCCGAGCACTACGCCTGGTGGTCCGGCCATCCCTCGGTCACCCCCGAGCGGGTGGGCGCGGAGGCCGACGCGCTGCTGGCCGCGCTCACCGCGGTCGTCCCGCACACCGTGCCGACGGCCGAGGGCGAGGAGAACTGTGCGGTGCGGCTCGCCCGTACGGCCGCGCCCGCCTTCGCCGCCGGACTGCACTGGGGTGCCTGGGAACGCGCGCTGCGCACCGGTGCGGAAGCCTCCCGGCTGGCCGGCGAGGTACATGAACAGGCCTATTTCCACCACGAGTTGGGTGTGCTCGCGCTCTGCGGCGGACAGCTCGACCGGGCGCGCGCCGAACTGGAGGCGTCCCTCGGGCTGCGCGGTGCGCTCGCCGACAAGCGGGGCACCGTCGCCGGGCGCCGGGCCCTCGCCCTGGTCGCCGACCGTTCCGGCGAGCTGCCCGGGCCGGCGGCCATGGCGGGGGAGGAGCTGCCGGAGACACGGCACGAGGAGTCGGCCCCGCCGCCGTACACCCCCCTCGGCGACCCCCTGGTGACCCGTCAGCTCCCGGTGGCTCCGGCCGGCGCCGACAGCCGTGCCGGGGGCATCCGCCGGATGGCCCGCCGCAACCTGGTGGCGGCGGGCTCCGGCGCGCTGCTCGCCGCCGTGCTCGGCACCGTCGTCACGCTCGGCATGACGTCCAACGAGAACGCCGACAAGAACCCCTCGAACAAGGTCGGCGTCAACCCCTCCATCAGCCAGGGCACGGGCGACGGCACCCTGGGCGCGGACCCGAACCAGGGCACCGGCGGCACGACGGGTGCGGCCACCGGCCGGCCGGTGACCGGCGGCGCCCGCGGCACCTCCGGCACCGCGGGCGGCCCGGCGCCGTCGACCACGGACCCGGCCCGGCCGTCGGAGAGCATCAGTCCCTCCGGCTCCGGCTCGACCTCGGCCCCGCCGTCCAAGTCGCCCAAGCCGTCGGGGTCCTCCAGTTCGAGCGGCGGCTCGACCACCGGTACCGGTGGCGGCACCGGGGGCACCGGCACGGGCGGCTCCACCGGCACGACGACCGGCGGCACCGGCACGAACGGCGGCTCCACGGGCACGACGACCGGCGGCACCGGCACGGGCGGGTCCACCGGCACGACCGGGGGCACCGGCACGAACGGCGGCTCCACGGGCACCACCGGAGGGACCACGACCGGCGGCGGTACGACGGGCGGCACCGGGAGCACCTCGACGGGCGGCTCCACCGGCAGCACGACGAGCGGTACGGGCGGGACGACCAGCAGCGCCTCGGCGTCCCAGAGCGCACCGCAGCCGTCCGGCACGGTGGCCTGA
- a CDS encoding STAS domain-containing protein, with product MHIRGDHAELVVGGRLDVRSAADARTALHLAVDHGVGDLVLDLSELDSWDATGLGVIMGAHRRAGRCGRRLVLRGVPPQMQRLLVATRLHRILAIEGGIGVESLPRV from the coding sequence ATGCACATCAGGGGCGACCATGCCGAGCTGGTCGTCGGGGGCCGCCTCGACGTCCGCAGCGCGGCGGACGCCCGTACGGCCCTGCACCTGGCCGTCGATCACGGGGTCGGCGACCTGGTGCTCGACCTGTCCGAACTGGACTCCTGGGACGCCACCGGACTCGGGGTGATCATGGGTGCCCATCGGCGGGCCGGCCGCTGCGGTCGCCGTCTGGTGCTGCGCGGTGTCCCGCCCCAGATGCAGCGCCTGCTGGTGGCCACCCGGCTGCACCGCATCCTCGCCATCGAGGGCGGCATCGGGGTGGAGTCGCTGCCCCGGGTGTGA
- a CDS encoding 3-hydroxyacyl-CoA dehydrogenase family protein: MARKLAVIGAGLMGSGIAQVAAQAGWDVVLRDVTDEALKRGTDGIKASYDKFVSKGKMEAHDADASLARITATTDLDAAADADVVVEAVFEKLEVKHEIFRALDKIVRPEAVLASNTSAIPITKIAAATEHPERVVGVHFFSPVPMMQLVELVRGYKTSDETLATAREFAESVGKTCIVVNRDVAGFVTTRLISALVVEATKLYESGVATAEDIDLACKLGFGHAMGPLATADLTGVDILLHATSNIYTESQDEKFAPPELMRRMVDAGDIGRKSGQGFYTY; this comes from the coding sequence GTGGCACGGAAGCTTGCCGTCATCGGGGCCGGTCTCATGGGGTCCGGCATCGCTCAGGTCGCGGCACAGGCGGGCTGGGACGTCGTCCTGCGTGACGTCACCGACGAGGCACTCAAGCGCGGCACCGACGGCATCAAGGCCTCGTACGACAAGTTCGTGAGCAAGGGGAAGATGGAGGCGCACGACGCCGACGCCTCCCTGGCCCGCATCACCGCGACCACCGACCTGGACGCCGCCGCCGACGCGGACGTCGTGGTCGAGGCCGTCTTCGAGAAGCTCGAGGTCAAGCACGAGATCTTCCGCGCGCTCGACAAGATCGTGCGCCCGGAGGCCGTGCTCGCCTCCAACACCTCCGCCATCCCGATCACCAAGATCGCGGCGGCCACCGAGCACCCCGAGCGCGTCGTCGGCGTCCACTTCTTCTCGCCGGTGCCGATGATGCAGCTGGTCGAGCTGGTCCGCGGCTACAAGACGAGCGACGAAACCCTCGCCACCGCGCGGGAGTTCGCCGAGTCCGTCGGCAAGACCTGCATCGTCGTCAACCGGGACGTGGCGGGCTTCGTCACCACCCGGCTCATCTCCGCCCTCGTCGTCGAGGCCACCAAGCTCTACGAGTCGGGCGTCGCCACCGCCGAGGACATCGACCTCGCCTGCAAGCTGGGCTTCGGCCACGCCATGGGCCCGCTCGCCACCGCCGACCTCACCGGTGTCGACATCCTGCTGCACGCCACCAGCAACATCTACACCGAGTCCCAGGACGAGAAGTTCGCCCCGCCGGAGCTGATGCGCCGGATGGTGGACGCCGGTGACATCGGCCGCAAGAGCGGGCAGGGCTTCTACACGTACTGA
- a CDS encoding TetR/AcrR family transcriptional regulator, protein MAEGLRERKKRQTRQYISDVATGLFVERGFDAVTVAEIAEAANVSVNTVYNYFPAKEDLFFDRSAGMVDRLARWVRGRPEGESAAAAVLRELREEVEAVSPRVGLLSGYAVFMRVIEEAPALRSRLWALAQEVQGNLEEVLREETGAPADDELPHLMAGQISWIHGTVIAVIGREMVKGRDPREVSREVLVLLDEIEDLLSERVLGYAVARR, encoded by the coding sequence ATGGCAGAGGGGCTCAGGGAACGGAAGAAACGGCAGACCCGGCAGTACATCTCGGACGTCGCCACGGGTCTGTTCGTCGAGCGCGGCTTCGACGCGGTCACGGTCGCGGAGATCGCCGAGGCGGCGAACGTCTCCGTCAACACCGTCTACAACTACTTCCCGGCCAAGGAGGACCTCTTCTTCGACCGCTCCGCCGGCATGGTCGACCGCCTCGCCCGCTGGGTCCGCGGCCGCCCCGAGGGCGAGTCGGCCGCCGCCGCCGTCCTGCGCGAACTGCGCGAGGAGGTCGAGGCCGTCTCCCCCCGGGTCGGCCTGCTCTCCGGCTACGCCGTCTTCATGAGGGTCATCGAGGAGGCCCCCGCCCTGCGCTCCCGTCTCTGGGCCCTCGCCCAGGAGGTCCAGGGCAACCTGGAAGAGGTCCTCCGCGAGGAGACCGGCGCACCCGCCGACGACGAACTGCCGCACCTGATGGCCGGTCAGATCAGCTGGATCCACGGCACGGTCATCGCGGTCATCGGCCGCGAGATGGTGAAGGGCCGCGACCCGCGCGAGGTGTCACGAGAGGTGCTGGTGCTGCTGGACGAGATCGAGGACCTGCTGAGCGAACGGGTCCTCGGCTATGCGGTAGCGCGCCGCTAG
- a CDS encoding ABC transporter ATP-binding protein: protein MPAVISAAGLARTFQTKAGPVEAVRGVDLTVREGEILGFLGPNGAGKTTTLRMLTTLLKPTGGAAAVAGHDLATDPAGVRAVSGYVAQSGGVDPQITVREELVTQGRMYRLSKAEAVARAEELARELDLVGLLDRKTGALSGGQRRRLDIAMALTHRPKVLFLDEPTTGLDPGSRADLWDLVRRLRDEHGTTVFLTTHYLDEADALADRLVIVDRGAVAAEGTPGALKLRHGGSLDATLQDTFLAITGRGPAAADATPVAV, encoded by the coding sequence ATGCCAGCAGTCATCAGCGCGGCGGGCCTCGCCCGCACCTTCCAGACCAAGGCCGGCCCCGTCGAGGCCGTCCGGGGCGTCGACCTCACCGTCCGCGAGGGCGAGATCCTCGGCTTCCTCGGGCCCAACGGCGCCGGCAAGACGACCACCCTGCGGATGCTCACCACCCTGCTGAAGCCGACCGGCGGCGCGGCGGCCGTCGCCGGACACGACCTGGCGACCGACCCGGCGGGGGTGCGCGCGGTGAGCGGGTACGTCGCCCAGTCCGGCGGGGTCGATCCGCAGATCACCGTGCGGGAGGAACTGGTCACCCAGGGGCGGATGTACCGCCTGTCGAAGGCCGAGGCGGTCGCGCGGGCCGAGGAACTGGCGCGCGAACTCGACCTCGTCGGCCTCCTCGACCGGAAGACCGGCGCGCTCTCCGGCGGCCAGCGGCGCCGGCTGGACATCGCGATGGCGCTCACCCACCGCCCGAAGGTCCTCTTCCTGGACGAGCCGACGACCGGCCTCGACCCCGGCAGCCGCGCCGACCTGTGGGACCTGGTGCGCCGGCTGCGCGACGAGCACGGCACGACCGTGTTCCTGACCACGCACTACCTGGACGAGGCCGACGCCCTCGCCGACCGCCTGGTGATCGTCGACCGGGGCGCGGTCGCCGCCGAGGGCACGCCGGGCGCGCTCAAGCTGCGGCACGGCGGCTCGCTCGACGCCACCCTCCAGGACACCTTCCTCGCCATCACCGGCCGCGGCCCCGCCGCGGCCGACGCCACCCCCGTAGCCGTCTAG
- a CDS encoding ABC transporter permease — MLLNDTALIYGRYLRQSLRSRFALLFGVLTPLLYLLFYGPLLTRLPLGAGGSSWQVLVPGLLLQLGLFGALFAGFTIIVEKGQGVLERMRVTPVSRLALLLGRVLRDATVFVFQAVLLVLAALVMGLRAPLAGILTGFAFVALLTLSLASLSYALGMKVRTPQEFGPLINAVSMPSMLLSGLMLPMTLAPAWLDVLSHCVPFRYLVDAVRDAYVGHYASAHMLYGVLVAVGFAALAVTVGTRVFRTAGA; from the coding sequence ATGCTGCTGAACGACACGGCCCTCATCTACGGCCGCTATCTGCGCCAGTCCCTGCGCTCCCGCTTCGCGCTGCTCTTCGGCGTGCTCACCCCGCTGCTCTACCTCCTCTTCTACGGCCCGCTGCTCACACGTCTGCCGCTGGGCGCGGGCGGCAGCTCCTGGCAGGTGCTCGTGCCCGGTCTGCTGCTCCAACTCGGCCTGTTCGGCGCCCTGTTCGCGGGCTTCACGATCATCGTCGAGAAGGGTCAGGGGGTGCTGGAGCGGATGCGGGTGACCCCGGTCAGCCGGCTCGCCCTGCTGCTCGGCCGGGTGCTGCGCGACGCCACGGTCTTCGTCTTCCAGGCGGTGCTGCTGGTGCTGGCCGCACTGGTGATGGGGCTGCGCGCACCGCTCGCGGGCATCCTGACCGGCTTCGCGTTCGTCGCCCTGCTCACGCTGTCGCTGGCCTCGCTGTCGTACGCGCTGGGGATGAAGGTCCGCACCCCGCAGGAGTTCGGCCCGCTCATCAACGCGGTGTCGATGCCGTCGATGCTGCTGTCCGGCCTGATGCTCCCGATGACCCTCGCGCCCGCCTGGCTGGACGTGCTCTCGCACTGCGTCCCGTTCCGCTATCTGGTGGACGCGGTTCGCGACGCGTACGTCGGCCACTACGCGAGCGCGCACATGCTCTACGGCGTCCTCGTCGCCGTCGGCTTCGCGGCCCTGGCCGTGACGGTGGGCACACGAGTGTTCCGGACGGCCGGGGCGTAA
- a CDS encoding cob(I)yrinic acid a,c-diamide adenosyltransferase, with amino-acid sequence MVNLTRIYTRTGDKGTTALGDMSRVAKTDLRISAYADANEANAVIGTAIALGGLDEAVVKVLTRVQNDLFDVGADLSTPVVENPGFPPLRVEQFYIDKLEADCDRFNEQLEKLRSFILPGGTPGAALLHQACTVVRRAERSTWTALEAHGETMNPLTATYLNRLSDLLFILARIANKEVGDVLWVPGGER; translated from the coding sequence ATGGTCAATCTGACGCGTATCTACACCAGGACCGGCGACAAGGGCACCACCGCGCTCGGTGACATGAGCCGGGTCGCCAAGACCGACCTCCGGATCTCGGCCTACGCCGACGCCAACGAGGCCAACGCGGTGATCGGCACCGCGATCGCGCTGGGCGGCCTGGACGAGGCGGTCGTGAAGGTCCTCACCCGCGTCCAGAACGACCTGTTCGACGTGGGTGCGGACCTGTCGACGCCGGTGGTGGAGAATCCCGGGTTCCCGCCGCTCAGGGTCGAGCAGTTCTACATCGACAAGCTGGAGGCGGACTGCGACCGCTTCAACGAGCAGCTGGAGAAGCTGCGGTCCTTCATCCTGCCCGGGGGCACCCCCGGCGCAGCCCTCCTCCACCAGGCCTGCACGGTCGTACGCCGGGCCGAGCGCTCCACCTGGACGGCCCTGGAGGCCCACGGCGAGACGATGAACCCCCTGACCGCGACCTACCTCAACCGCCTGTCCGACCTGCTGTTCATCCTGGCGCGAATCGCCAACAAGGAGGTCGGGGACGTGCTGTGGGTCCCCGGTGGGGAGCGCTGA